In Rhododendron vialii isolate Sample 1 chromosome 9a, ASM3025357v1, the following are encoded in one genomic region:
- the LOC131300339 gene encoding late embryogenesis abundant protein 1 codes for MSSAQWNAGETHGQTQAKTEEWMQSAQNTADRACDKMADSKESAQQGKEQSAGFIQQTGEQVMHMAQGAIDGVKSTLGMNEKNEKK; via the exons ATGTCGAGCGCCCAGTGGAACGCAGGCGAGACCCACGGCCAGACTCAG GCCAAGACCGAGGAGTGGATGCAGTCGGCCCAGAACACAGCGGACAGGGCTTGTGACAAGATGGCTGACTCCAAGGAGTCGGCTCAGCAGGGGAAGGAACAGAGTGCCGGATTCATCCAACAG ACTGGAGAGCAAGTGATGCACATGGCACAGGGTGCCATTGATGGGGTGAAGAGCACTCTTGGAATGAATGAGAAGAATGAGAAGAAGTGA
- the LOC131300338 gene encoding beta-amylase 1, chloroplastic-like has product MTLQQRIGALSVTPMSAESGIISGDTIPATVSASPGWRSPTASLRCGTDIDRVSPSPPLSPRIGVMRPDLSVAWQALMTEEAAPAEVREYKEVVGAGAQVKEKGVPVYVMMPLDSVTTGNAVSRRKAVNASMQALKSAGVEGVMMDVWWGLVEREAPGEYNWGGYVELMEMAKKHGLKVQAVMSFHQCGGNVGDSCTIPLPKWAVEEIDKDPELAYTDQWGRRNYEYISLGCDTLPVLKGRTPIQCYSDFMRSFRDRFEHLLGDTIVEIQVGMGPAGELRYPSYPEQNETWKFPGIGAFQCYDKYMLSHLKTAAEAAGKPEWGSTGPRDAGHYNNWPEDTDFFRKEGGGWNCPYGEFFLTWYSEMLLSHGERILSSVKSIFDNTGVKISVKIAGIHWHYGTRSHAPELTAGYYNTRFRDGYLPIAQMLARHGAIFNFTCIEMRDQEQPQDAQCAPEKLVRQVALATGEAQVPLAGENALPRYDEFAHEKILKASWLDVDGNEGGEREMCAFTYLRMTPDLFQQENWRRFVAFVKKMKEGKNGEQVEREAEHFVHVSQPLEQEAAVALMH; this is encoded by the exons ATGACTTTGCAACAGCGGATCGGAGCTCTATCGGTAACACCGATGTCGGCAGAATCAGGCATCATTTCCGGCGACACGATTCCGGCGACGGTGAGCGCGTCACCCGGGTGGAGGTCGCCGACGGCCAGCCTCCGGTGCGGGACGGACATCGACCGAGTATCACCGTCGCCGCCGCTGAGCCCGAGGATCGGCGTGATGCGGCCGGATCTGTCGGTGGCTTGGCAGGCCCTCATGACGGAG GAGGCGGCACCGGCAGAGGTAAGGGAGTACAAGGAGGTGGTGGGGGCCGGCGCGCAGGTCAAGGAGAAGGGGGTGCCGGTTTACGTGATGATGCCGTTGGACAGCGTGACGACGGGGAACGCGGTGAGCAGGAGGAAGGCGGTGAACGCTAGCATGCAGGCGTTAAAGAGCGCCGGGGTGGAGGGGGTGATGATGGACGTGTGGTGGGGGCTGGTGGAGAGAGAGGCGCCCGGGGAGTATAACTGGGGTGGGTACGTGGAGTTAATGGAGATGGCGAAGAAGCATGGGCTCAAGGTGCAGGCGGTTATGTCGTTTCATCAGTGTGGCGGAAATGTCGGTGACTCTTGCAC TATCCCTCTGCCAAAGTGGGCTGTGGAAGAGATTGACAAAGACCCTGAACTTGCTTACACAGATCAATGGGGAAGGAGAAATTATGAATACATATCTCTGGGGTGTGATACTCTTCCAGTCCTCAAGGGACGGACACCCATCCAGTGCTATTCTGACTTCATGCGTTCTTTTAGAGACAGATTTGAGCATCTTCTAGGCGACACCATTGTG GAAATCCAAGTTGGAATGGGTCCAGCAGGCGAGCTCCGTTACCCATCGTACCCAGAGCAAAATGAAACATGGAAGTTTCCTGGAATTGGAGCCTTTCAGTGTTATGACAAG TATATGCTCAGTCACTTAAAAACTGCAGCAGAAGCTGCTGGGAAGCCAGAATGGGGAAGCACAGGCCCCAGAGATGCAGGGCACTACAACAACTGGCCAGAAGACACCGACTTCTTCCGAAAGGAAGGCGGCGGTTGGAATTGTCCATATGGTGAATTCTTCCTCACTTGGTACTCTGAGATGCTTCTAAGCCATGGAGAGAGAATACTATCATCCGTCAAATCTATCTTCGACAATACAGGTGTCAAAATCTCAGTTAAAATAGCAGGCATCCACTGGCACTACGGGACCCGGTCCCACGCTCCTGAACTCACTGCAGGGTATTACAACACCCGGTTCAGAGATGGATACCTTCCCATCGCCCAAATGTTAGCACGCCATGGCGCCATATTTAACTTCACCTGTATAGAGATGCGGGACCAAGAACAACCGCAAGATGCCCAATGTGCCCCTGAGAAGCTAGTTAGGCAAGTGGCTTTGGCCACTGGGGAGGCTCAAGTTCCACTCGCTGGGGAAAACGCGTTGCCACGGTATGATGAATTTGCACACGAGAAGATTTTGAAAGCTTCGTGGTTGGATGTGGATGGGaatgagggaggagagagagagatgtgcgCATTCACGTACTTGAGAATGACTCCAGATTTGTTCCAGCAGGAGAACTGGAGGCGGTTTGTGGCGTttgtgaagaagatgaaggaagGAAAGAATGGGGAGCAGGTGGAGAGGGAGGCGGAGCATTTTGTGCACGTATCTCAGCCCTTGGAACAGGAAGCAGCTGTTGCTCTCATGCACTAG
- the LOC131300337 gene encoding uncharacterized protein LOC131300337, producing MGRKAGGLFISSQKFGALQKPCMKEMITFLNCLALNQNNDEKCVRHKELLSTCMDGQNNKSRKPWGSINFHLQRLNRGRK from the exons ATGGGCCGGAAAGCTGGTGGCCTATTTATAAGCTCACAGAAGTTTGGTGCTCTCCAGAAACCTTGCATGAAAGAAATGATAACCTTTCTTAATTGTTTGGCTCTTAACCAAAACAATGATGAAAAGTGCGTTCGACATAAAGAACTTTTGAGCACGTGCATGGATGGTCAG AATAACAAAAGCAGGAAACCTTGGGGAAGCATTAATTTTCATCTGCAGAGGCTTAACAGGGGAAGGAAATAG